A region from the bacterium genome encodes:
- a CDS encoding nucleotide pyrophosphohydrolase, whose translation MLSDQNTHLQTLKEKIKEFIKERDWEKYHHPKELAISMSIEIAELLEIFQWEEKECLDTLKNNQLAMKKIKEELADVIIYALSISNQLDINLSQAIIDKLEANKIKYPSEKVIKEGLYKKKII comes from the coding sequence ATGCTTTCTGATCAAAATACCCACCTTCAAACTTTAAAGGAAAAAATTAAGGAATTTATTAAGGAAAGAGACTGGGAAAAGTACCACCATCCTAAAGAGTTAGCTATTTCTATGAGTATTGAAATAGCTGAGCTTTTGGAGATATTTCAGTGGGAAGAAAAGGAGTGTTTAGATACTTTAAAGAATAATCAATTAGCTATGAAGAAAATAAAGGAAGAATTAGCCGATGTGATTATTTACGCCCTGAGCATTTCCAATCAATTAGATATCAATCTATCTCAAGCGATCATAGATAAGTTAGAAGCAAATAAGATAAAGTATCCTTCAGAGAAGGTAATTAAAGAAGGGTTATACAAGAAGAAGATTATATAA